The DNA sequence AAAGCCACTTAATTCTGCATCTGCCAAAATATGGAATACCCAGGTTCACTTATGGCATTGTAAAGAAATCAATAGTTACAAGCATCCACTCCCCATATAAGGGCACACAGAAGAAAGGGCTTTGCCATCTTCCCTCTAGTAAATACAAAGTACTCACATTGGGAAGATCTCTCATGTCATTGATGATGGACTCCAGGATAGATGACAGTGTCACCATAGGATCTGTCCGTCGTCTATGGATAGACTTGTGGGGTCGCTGGAAATCAAAAGGTAGAAAGACAGATACAGCTATGCCTCTCTGGAAAAGCAAAGCCAGCAACAGTGTGGCCAGGCATGAAGAGTGAAGACTAAAGCAAGGGTTAGACGGTGAGTGGGTCAGTGAGAAGCAAAGGAAGGAACACAGAGACTCACATTCAAATAATCACAATGAACAGTAGTCCCGACTCGGCGTTTCTTCTTGGGAGGAAGTTGCTGTTTAGGGAACTTGAGAACCAGCGATTTCCTTCTAACCTCATCTGCACTATAAAAACAATGCCAAGAGTGACCATCACTATGCCCTCCACCCCCAAGAAAGGTTCTGAAGTATCTAAAAATGGGTCTGGGGTTGGGAAGATAACTTAAGTCCGAAGCCCTGCAGGCATCCTTCTTCCAAGGCTCAGCTCTGACAGGACCTCACAGTATCTGTAACTTAATATGAAAGAAACAGGGCAAATCAcagcctctctaggcctcagtttcttcatatgtaaaataaaggagctgAATCAGATGATCTCCatggttctttccaactctagaatctatgattctaatttaggaaaaataaaagcttGGCCACAGGCCTCAACCCACATGGAggtaaagaagaaatccaagttgGTGTTGGAGTTCTCAAACCACACTCTTTCCCTACCCCAGTCAGTCAAGCCTCACCCCCTGTTCTCCTCCCAAAGATGACTTCTGCCAACTGACTTAGCACTGCTCTTATTTCCCTTCCTACATACGCTTGCTCCACCTGGCAACATTTTGCAAAAGTTACAGAACTGTTCATGTACTTTGAACCAGCAAATTCACTTTTGAGAATGCAGCCCAAGGGAAAAAGGCCAGGTTGTACAGAGATCTTCACAAATGGTGCTATTTTtagaactaaaaaacaaaaactggaaacaaaacccAAATACCCCCGAAAAGGGAAATGGGTTAAGCAAACTATGGTGTATGTACCCAAGGGTGTACTGTGCCATAGTTCTGTCAGTATCAAGCACCTGGACATGTGTTAGGAAAGAACACCAAGTTAAAAAAGCCCAGGGCTACATACAAATTGACTGCAGCTATGTCTTCTGTGGGTATGTATATACACTAACAAAGCTCAGAAGGGAGCTTGAGAGATGGTGTAACTAGTTTCGGATGTTTGGGGTTTTCTATAAAGCTGTTGAAGtcgattaaaaaaaatgtttaacttaaaaaaggaaaaaaatatatatatgtgtatatatatatatgtatgtatttaagtaTATGGCTATAGATTTCTGGCTGCTCCGGTTATCCCGCCATCTTGCCATCTCGCTACGTGACTGGCCTACCTCCTTTTCCAACCATATATCTCCTGGATGAGATCTTTTACGCCACTTCTTGATCGACAGTCATCATTAGTAATATGCTGCAGCCTTCTTCAGAGATTGGAGTGTTCCATCATGCACAGCCATATGCATCACCAGaaaaatattggtgttaaaaagatgggtTTTTGCTTCAGGGAGAGCAAGGGAGTGCTGCACTGGTACCCACAGAATGTGAAGAGACCTCAAGGAAGGCCTCCTGTATACTGGGTGGCCCACCTATGCAGGGCATGGACAAGAGTCCCACAGAATGAGTCGTGGTCTGCAGGGACTACTagattgatgagatcacaggtccattAAAAAAAGGGCTGCTTCTCCATGACATTTTTAATTCAATCCCTAAGGACAGAAGCCAGGTGGAGAAATGCACTGGAGTTCCTTAACCTACGTGGTGCTCTATCCTGTCATATTAGGAGGTGGCTAAGGGCATTGTGGGTAACTGTGACATGTTTCGAATCACAGAAGGTTAGagatcattgaatccaaccccttctttttacatatgaggagatTGAAGCTCAGAAAAAGGGAAGTGACAAGTTCAAGGTCAAAGGAAGCAGCAAGTGCTCAGTAAGCCCAGGGCTCCTGGTCCCACACCCACTCTAGCTCCTGCCTCTTGTGACAGCAGCCAGCCCACCCAGCCCCAATACCACTGGGCTCCAGATGCTTCCTGCTCCTCGGTCACCCCTTACCTCTCAATCAGCTGCTTTCCCAAGACAATCTTGGTCCCTTCCACCTTGATAAGCTCTTCATTATCATTAGGGATGACAGTTTTTTCAagctcctcctcctgctcctcggTCATGGCGACTGGATTGGAGGGTGGAGCATTGGTTTGGTAATACAGAGGGCAGAATTTGTTTGTCCTCATGTGCCCAATGGCACCACAAGCTCCACATTTTAGCTGGGAAAAGGAAAGTTACACCTCAGAGGTGACAGACACAAAGCAAGCAATAAACTAGCCACAGTCTCAGTTCTCCACCTTTGAATGGTGTCTCTCTACCCCATCATCCAAAGGCCTCTGGAGGAAAAACAGCCGTGCACAATTGCACAGATAAAACTATACCTGAATCTGAAAAGACAACCAGAGAAAAGATGTACGTGCCAAGTGTGAGCTATATGGAACTGGGAAGAAACTTCAAACAAGGCAGGGAATAAATACGTTATCACAATCTGGAGCTGTGCTGCTGGAAATAGGGAACATCATTCtccaaaaggaaggagaaagcagaTACTCAATACCTCCACATTTGCAACCAAATCTAGACTGAATGCCCTAAGTCtgcttcacttgtaaaatggggctggAAATTGAACCACCCTAGAGGGCACCcaatacaaatgttaaaaaaaaaaaaaaagatacatacacacatacatatacacacatgtatacacacaaacatatttgcatatatatacacatacacacaacacataccaatacaaatgtttttgaaaagatacatatatatacacgtgcatacgtatatacatacatacaaacatatatgcacatatatacatacacacaaacttatatgcacatatatacatacacacacccataacatatacatacacagctagtaaatgtctgaggcagaatttgaacccaggtcttcctgacttcaagtcccgcccattatccactgtaccacctgatAGCCTACCCTGCCATACACTGCTATTCTGGATGCTCACAGATACCTTCAAGTCAGGCCGTTCCTTCATTTTCTTGGGTTTCTTCTCAGGAGGACCTTTGAGCTTCTCCTTTTCCTGGTTCCGTTTGAGCCGCCTCAATTGTTCCTGGATCCTTCGCCTTTCCTTCCGCATCTCTTCCCGGTGTTGCTCATCAAACAGGGCAAATTTCCGACTAAAACAAACACATTTCCGGCAGGCTCTCTAAGACTGTTTTATCAGCACCTCAATGATGGGAGAATAACGGAACTTGTGAAAGCAGTAATGGTAACATGATACAGGGCCTCATGCAAGCCTGGACAGAGAAAGCCTCCAAAATGCAATCAACCTCCCCTTGCATTCACATACAGAGAATGTGTGGTATGAGGACCAAACATTCTCTCCTCATCCTCCAGAAGCTTAACACATTCCCCGCCCCACCCCCCAAACCCACTtgccctccctcacccccacccccaaagggcCATCAAAGCAGCCAACCAATCATCCCCAAATCAACCCAAAGTATCTTCTTTGGAACTTGCCTGGAAAAGCCAATGTAAATCAGCGCTCCCAAGGAAGTAAAACTGAGTGCCCAGGACTCCTTGATCAAAATCAATACTAGTACTGTCTAACCTTTGTCATTGAAGCTGAAGGTCAAGCTGAAGCCTGCTCCTGCAATGCTTTCCCTTTCTTGTAGATCCACAGCAAGGCCTAGGGCCCACACACTCACATGAATTCTTCGTCCTTTGTAGTCCGTATGCGTACGTAGGCATCGATGACAGCAGGTTTCCTCACAGTCTCACAGCGGACATACTCCTTCCCATCCTCATCCCGAAAGGTACGGTAAATCTTGAGGCAGCGACCCGTGGCTGAGGAGTTAAGACTGGTCACAGAGGCTGTGTCATCGTCCTTGTGAGAGCCTCCAGAGCTCACTGTTGGTGAGAGAAACGGCCTTTCAAACCTCTCTCTGTAACCCTGGGAAGCTAAACTCTTCTCTGCCCTGAGTGAAGACATGTAACACTGACAGCACAAAATGGTGGCTTAGAAGAGAGTATGCAAGGGAATGCAAGGGAAACAAGAGGTTCTGTTCATCACAACGTCAGTCCACCACTCTCACCAAACTCTACCTTCCCTGGCCACCCTCATGCTATTGGCGCACCTAGGCTGCTTTCAAGCCAACGTCAACTATTGCAGATGGCAAGTTCCCATCGTTCCCAATAgggctctctctctgtctctctgtctctcatttttcctttactGAGCTTCAGAGTCCAATCCACCTTTTTTACTAACCTTCTGGCTTCTCTAATCTCATCCCCCACTTTTCCTGTTGCGCCACACTCTGCCGCATATCATTTTGTGTTACGTACACAGTCCCTTTttgtccttcttctctttcttgccCGTTTCCTTGTCATTGGCACCTTCCTCACCCAGTAGCATTCGTTGTAATTCCTTCCGCTCCTGCTCCTCTCGCTCCCTCGATAGCTGAGAACTGGTTTTCTTGTTCTGTAGCATGTTCTCAATGTTCTTGCCCATTTCTTCGAAGTCGCTGTCCTCAGCCGAGCTGCTGTCGGTGTCAGTTGACAAAATCTCAGTCGATGACAAAACTCTGAAAGTAAGACCACCATGAAAACCAGCAAAACAACAACCCCACCGAGGTATGGTCCAAAGAGCTATAGAGTTTGGAGAGGCAAGCCAAGAAATGAACCCCACTAAGGGCCACCTCAAAGTTGCCAAGAAGTTGGAGAGACTCAAACAGAGATACAAAAAGCAAGTCTGATGAAGTGCTATAACCCTGTGCCAGCTAGCGGGGGAAACAAGTCAAAGGAGACCAATGGGAAACCAATTCTTTCACCAAGCCATTCCCAAAGACAAAATATCTGCCTTACCGCTTCTCCCAGACCCAAAGAAGCCATGAGGGGAAATTGTCCTGGCCCCTTCTGTCCCTTTAATATTCTTTCTTGTGTCACTCAGGACAGTGAGAGGGCTGGCTCCCTGACAGCCTTACTAGAGATACTAAGTTGCTCTGGAATCTCAGACTCTTGCCTCCTCAGTTACATTTCTGAGAGGCCCCTCCTACCCTTTCCAACTTTGGCTGCCAACAGCATTTTAGCAACACACTTGTTCTGTAAGTCGAAGATCCGTTGACACTCTTCTTTGTAGCGTTCTTGATGTTCAGCCACCGAAAATCTTGACCCTCGGGCAAATTTACTCATGGGGCCTTCTCCAGAGCGAGCCTGTTCTGTTGACATGGTGCGCACAACATCGATTACTTCCCACCGAGATAGCTTCTTGATCTGTGacaatatgcacacatatgcacacattcaGCTCTTTAAATGATTCTGGAAACAGGCTGAGGGACTGTGGGACCACAAAACCAAGTGAATGAAGTAGAAGGCTTTGGGGAGACTAGGCCCTGAAAAGAGCATACAGGGACTAGCATTATCCAACCTACCTTAGAAATCCCCAAACTGACCCTCACACCTGACTCCTGGCTTTACCCTCCACACAAAGCCCAGTCAGCCTCCTCCACACCAACCTCTTCCTCAGGTACACCAAATTTACGGAGAAGTTGCTTGGCATTTTTTAGAGAGAGGCGACGGAGATCTGCATCAGTTCCCGTGACTGTCTTCTTCACTGGCTGGGGTTCCTTATCATCCTATCTCAAAACATAAAAGAGTAAGGAAACCCCAGAATATCTGCTCTTGCAACTAGCCTACCACTCTGAAGGTCTCCCTCTACTCTAGTCTGTAGGCAATGCCCCTCCCAGTGAAGTCACCTTGCACACGCCCTCACAGCCCTGGCCACAGTCTCACCTTCTGCTGGGTTGGTTTGTTTGGAATCTTCACATAGGAGAAGCCTTCCCCACACCCTGTTGGATCTGCCACCCCAGTCACTTCCAGGAGACACTTGCCCTTCATGGCTGCAATGAAAGCCCTTGTAGTGTTCCAGGGGGCAGTACGCACCTAAATCAGACAGGAGAGTTTGGAAAGTATGAGAGCCCTTCTACTCAGCCTCCCCCCCAAAAGAACAAGGAGATCTTTGAAGGTGCACACAACATCGTTCTCCTTTCTCCCACAACCTCCAAAGTGGGTTAAGCTGGCTGACCATGGTGAAGACATACTCTTCGCTATTCAGAACTTCACCGCCGgccccctcccaccccagaaCTACAGCCCACATCAAGAAGCAAATGCAAATGAACACTGAAGCATAGGTTTCCTTCTCATAGTTGCTTTGACTTCCCCAAGCTTTCTGAACATGAGCAGTCAAGCTATACAAACTCAATAGTCATTCTTGCCCCAGCAACAGCAGATCAAGGTCCATTACCTACTAGCCATAAGGCTCTTTTCTGTCTCCCTGTTTGTAAACAGTCCAATCTTCTCTGGGTGTTGCAATCATATTACTAACTACATTTgatagtttaggaaactgaggcaagaatcTGTCAGAGGGACAGTGGTTAACTCTTGGCTCCAAGTTCTAGCTCTAGGACTGTTTCTTAGATTTTTAAGTCAGCAGCTGTCTCTTGCCCCAATAACTCCCCACACCTCAGCCCAGGAAGAGCAAGGAAccacttccctcccctccataGCATGGCtgacttccctttccttcttctgttcTTGGCCAACTTCTTGCTGCTCTGGATTACATGGGAAATGGCATCCCCAGGAAAGCAGCATACAGCTCGGGAATGAGGAGGCCGCTGGGGAGCTAGTACACGGGCTGCCACGGAATCAGCACAAGGTTTACCTCATCATCTATCTTCATCTGGAAAtcttcttcattctcttcttctggagcAAAGAAAGATTTTTCCCCATAGCCAGCATCCTAAAGAGGGAAACAAGGGATGACAAGTCAcccaacaaacaaaacaaatgggaTGAACATCATATTAGGACCTTAGGGGCCAGAGCGAAAGAAATGTCATCAGCAGGAATCCAGGCTCTTAGGACAGGCCAGCTAAGAGGTCAGCTCAAAGTCCACAGTGAACATTCATCACTTTTTAAGTCCAAGTCTCAACTTCAGTTCCTCATAAGTGAAGTCCAACAGGGCAAGGAGCCAGCTCAGGCCCCCTGGTCTTTGCCCATTCTGGAAGGAACAGAACTGGAAACATAGGCTGGCTTTCTCCTCCACACTACACTCACTACACCTGCAGCATTCGGCCTTGCCTGGTTGGATACAGCCCACAAGGGACTTCATTGCTCATATAGCTGCCAATTACCACCCAGATGGAGAAGCAACCCTTTTTTGGAGGAAAGTAATTTTGCCAGTGCCTCAGAATATAGGAAACACCTCATCCATTCAGAATCTTCTGGACAAAAAGCCAGAGAGCATCCTCCATTAAGCCCCTCGAGTTTTCCTCTAAAGCCAAGTTCGGGAAGCACAGCTCAGTGGTGACtatggggaaggagaaggtagGTGAGTTACCTTCAACCGCTGCTCTGCAGCTATCATGCTGTAATAAGCACAGCACTGTTCTGGTGACACCATGGCTCggatctcttcttcagttggtaAACGGAAATCAGTCTTCAGCACCCACCAGTTTGAGTCCATCCCTGAAAAAGACTCAGGAAGTGAAATCCCCACTCTCCCAATACCATGCTCAGCCTCCAGCAGGCCAGCTGGAGGTCCAAAGACCATTCCTCAGAAGGGGACTTCAAGGGAGGTGATGCTGCTGCATGGCTGCCACCATTCTGGCTGACCTGTGCGCTTGAAGTCAGCACAGAGCTTTAGTCTCTTCCGGATGCTGCTctctgagtgagaagggaaggcTTTCTTGATATCCTCCATACGGATCCTCCGTGGACGATCCCTACTCTTCCAAAATAAGCGGTATATGAAAACCTGCCAATCAGAgcacaaacaaatgaatgaactaACGATCTCCATGACAAATCTCCAGGTTCCAGGAGGAAGGTGATAAGTTGACTaggcctctgagctcccttcccttcctgtcccATCCCACCAAATCAGACCTGCAGAAAGTCTCTGATGTGAGTGTTGGCCCGCTTGGAGTTGGGACCAGGAACTTCAAACAAGGGGCACTGCTGACCAACAACAAAGATGTCGACCAGCTCCCGAATATAGTAACCCTGCCGAGTCCGAATAATCAGGAAGTCTGTTTCTGGCATCTTATGAAGATAAATGGGAGCCCGAAAAAGGTTGTTCTCAAATGCCTagcaaaaagaataaaggaaTGAGAAGTGAGATCCAGAAAAGCATTTGATGAGGAGTCTGGCCAGAGAAGAAACTAATCAAATATGTTTGCTTTCTGTTCCATATAATGTCCAAATTGTCTCTAGCACCAATAAAATCCCAGAATTCCAAAAAGAATATAGCATTAAATACAGTTCATACGCAGTAGCCCATCTCAGGAAAGAAACCCACCTTTTAGGGAGACAGATGCAGAGCTAAGTGCCTTTCTCTCACAAGACAAGATATATAGAGATCAATTGTCCCTAGAAGCCTGggatttggggaatggcttttaaaAGCAACTGAAGAGGAAAGCTATTTAGCATATTAGCATGAGGGGAAAAgacacaaaagaggaaataaacaaaaaccagaaaggGGGTGCCATGATCTGAAGAAGATGTTTAATGCTGGAAGTATACACAGAAATGAAGGAAGCAACAGGCTTTGGTGGGGCAGGAAACCAGGAAACGGGCTGAGATGGCAAGATCAAGCTAAAGCAACATTAGAAGGCCTGAGGAACAGAAGAAATGGCAATATGTCACCCAGAGAAGGTGAGTCAAGGCAAGGGTGGGGAGCACAGCAGGACCCTGACTCTGTAATGAACCAAAAGCAATCTCTGGCATTGAAGGCTGTAGATGACACAGCTCAGGCACGCTTGTTGCTCCAAAGTGACCATGACTAATATGGCCAAGTTGCAATTTTTCACATGTGGTGTATGCACTTTGGGGATTAGCGGTGGCAAATTTTTAACTCCAGGTTGACTTGTGTCACCTGGATGTTTTGGAGTTCCCTCTCCTCACCTGGGCTTGGGGAAAAGGAATTCATTTTCATCTTGGCCTAAGAATAAGATATTTAGGAAGAAAAATCCACCTCCCTTTAAAAACAATCATACACTATATTCCAGACACAAAtctaagtttgttttttttattcactCCACTGTTAGCCTCCCATGAAAGTTAGAAACTTAGAGGTTGATTAGATTTGCCTTGATGACACCATTTGGATCCTCTCATGACTGACTaacccccatttatgcttttctttagACTAGACATAatcattggggggggggggggggggggaaggaggagtgaGGATTGGTTTGCAGAgggatgggaaggggaaggaattcCTCACCTGCAAAAGCTGGCCAGGGTGGAGAGAGCCCAGGAAGGGAGATGTGTGGCAATAAACCGTTTCTCCATACTTACAATCAGGGGCTCCAGGGTCCTTCCCAGGTTTCTAGAAGAAGAAAGCAGATGCAGTTAGTATGAGCAAGCACAGACGGCACCCCCCCCACCCTAAGTGAGGAGAGAACCATACTGAGCCCCTCAGGGATATGATGAAGTATACAAAAAACATGATTCTGTTCCCAAAGGAGTTCACAGGCTAAAGGGGGAGAGGATGAACACAAACCTATATTATAATATCATCACCACATGTAATGGCAACACCAGGGAAGTCCCCTAAACAAACTCACCCGTTTATAGTAGTTTTTTATCTTGGTTGCCATGCCGACCTGCATCATTAAGGGACCATTCTCCTCACTATACTCAGCAAGAATCAGATCTCCATCTTTGCCTGTCAAGTCCTGGGGTGTGCGCATAAAAAACATCTCCCCACCACCTGAGGCCTGGCGTTCTTGTTCTCTCATCTACCCAGCACAGAGAAAGCACAGGCCACATCAGAGCACAGCACAGAGCTAAGCCCAAGGCACACTTCATCCAAAGACCACCCCCAGCACCACCCCCACCTGCCCAGAAAGGCTTTACTTTGGCTTTCTTCTTGATGTGTTTTAGCAGAGGCTGGACAGGGTGAGGACCCGGCTGGGACAAGGCCCCAAAGGAGTACTTCTTCAGAGGTGGGCGGTGGAACTGCCGGAGTTTGACGGGGCCCATGTGGGTGGGGAAGAAAGGCTGTCGGAGCTCCACTGCGGGGATCGAATGCTGAAAGAGGCAACACGTAGGCTCTGACTGGAGAAGTGATCCAGCACCAGGTGACAGGCGCCCAGGATCCACCCATTTCTCCCTCGCTCTTACCTGTATAATGTTCCCTCCAAAGGTACCGCGAAGACCCTGCTGCTTGGGGTAATAAAACTCGTCATTGGACAGGTTCCAAGGATCCTTCACTTCCGGCTGGGACATGTTCTGATTACCCATAGCAAATGGACATCACTCAGAGAGCTCCTCAATTGCCCAAAGACCCCCACACCCGAACCCCCAATCTCCCTCAGAGACCTGCTGTGGCTCTTCCTTGATGACTCCTGTTTTCCCCAAGAGGATTCGACTCTTCTTTAAGGAGGATTCCTTCTTATTCTCTTTAGAGGGAGAATTCGATGTcgtctcttccttttcatcaggTATTTCTGACAATCAAACAAAGATGGTTCAGGAACACCATTCAGGAAAATCCATCTCCTTTGCTAAGAGTCCTCTAGTTCTAGTGCAAACCACAAGAAAACACTGAATCGCAGCCCTTCcgtttacagataaagaaacaggttTAGATGAACAGAATGGCTGACCAGTAGCCAGATGGGTTCCCCAGTCTCTAAGGTTTAAGGAAAAGCAGAAACCTCTTTTGGTGTTCCCTAACTAGGCTGGCAAGCAGGGAAGGATTTCGTTCCAGACCATGAAGAACAACCCTCTATATACACCAAATGTTGGTGGAATGATCTTCAAGTCCACTCCAGAAAATCCCTTCCCCATTACCCTTAACCAACCAGATATTttccatgtgtgtatgtttacacAGATacttattttgtgtgtgtttgtatagatATGTGATtttatgtacgtatgtatatacgtgtatagAGATATTTctctacacacatatatcccGCACCCTCCCCCATTACGCTATGGGTCCTTTTTGCCATTGGATCCTACAAGTCAGCTAGGAAGATAGGAAGAACAGCACTGGTCTTGGCCACTGCCATACCCAGTATAAGATTCTCGTCATTTGGATCGAGTGTCAGGACAGGAGGCTCCAGGAGACGAGGCATGGCCAGGGCATCCCAGATGATGTTGTCTTCCCAGCGCCCATACACCAGCTCCTCGTTGTCAATTGGGAAGATGGAATACCAAGGTTTGTCGTCATCCAGACTGGCAGTAAAACCTGTGCAAGATGGGAGAGGGTAAGTGACGAATGGTCCAATGCTCATTCAGTTGTGAATATAAGGGGAAAACTAAAAGAGCCAATAATAGCAGAAATGGTTATCTAGCTCTCTGCCTGAGGAGAAATAAACACATCTCTGATTTGGAGAAAGCagcatttttcactttttatttcccAAAACAGAGTTGATAAACGTTTTAGAAAAGATGTACTATCAAAACAAAGTACTCAGGATTCAGACAGATTTCAACAACTTCAGTAATAACCTTTgagctttgttttgagtgagaaagtAAAGTCCTCACCAGCTGCTTAGTAGAGAAAAGTCATCAAGGGCTAGACCCGGGATCCAATCCCAACACTCCCCTGGCTTCACCACCCCCAAGGTCACAGCTACACCCACCTTGCTGAGCATTGTATGCCATGGCATTCCTGGTCATGCTGGATGGAAGCCAGCCAGCAAGGCTGGCCCGCTGAGGCTTTGTCCCTTTGTGCTTGATGTCTTCTCCATCCCAGATGATGTCATCCTCCCAGTGTAGCTGCGTAACCATCAAGAAGTTCTCATCGGCCAGAAGATCCCTTGCTTCCTCCAATACACCCAAATCCTGCATTAGTAGAGAAGGCATCAGGATGTTGGGACCTGGGGTCTAACGTTTGGACAAAGCAACCACCCTGTCTTTGGCATCCATGCTGTGAGAGCAT is a window from the Notamacropus eugenii isolate mMacEug1 chromosome X, mMacEug1.pri_v2, whole genome shotgun sequence genome containing:
- the TAF1 gene encoding transcription initiation factor TFIID subunit 1 isoform X4, producing the protein MSDSDSDEDPAGVGCGVGGGGNCGGGGGNGGGISGCGVSGGGNGGGISGCGNGGGITGCSGGGNGSSSGLFSLAGFLFGNINEAGQLEGDSILDKESKKHLAGLGALGLGNLITEITASEEEVPGTDGAFVDEEGWVKSTEDAVDYSDITEVAEDESRRYHQAMTSLQPSCPSDDDDDDYDADCEDIDSKLMPPPPPPPGPVRKDDGQDLAVCAVSEDGDGIILPSIIASSSSTSEKVDFSSSSDSESEMGLQETRQTESKEGKLTLPLAGIMQRDSTKVLPSVTELFPEFRPGKVLRFLRLFGPGKNVPSVWRSARRKRKKKHRELMQEEPQEGECPGDPELERKSPWAYEFAPPPPPEQCLSDDEITMMAPVESKFSQSAGDIDKVTDSKPKVAEWRYGPARLWYDMLGVPEDGSGFDYGFKLKSAEDEQPTKPGMVEKDLGVLEEARDLLADENFLMVTQLHWEDDIIWDGEDIKHKGTKPQRASLAGWLPSSMTRNAMAYNAQQGFTASLDDDKPWYSIFPIDNEELVYGRWEDNIIWDALAMPRLLEPPVLTLDPNDENLILEIPDEKEETTSNSPSKENKKESSLKKSRILLGKTGVIKEEPQQNMSQPEVKDPWNLSNDEFYYPKQQGLRGTFGGNIIQHSIPAVELRQPFFPTHMGPVKLRQFHRPPLKKYSFGALSQPGPHPVQPLLKHIKKKAKMREQERQASGGGEMFFMRTPQDLTGKDGDLILAEYSEENGPLMMQVGMATKIKNYYKRKPGKDPGAPDCKYGETVYCHTSPFLGSLHPGQLLQAFENNLFRAPIYLHKMPETDFLIIRTRQGYYIRELVDIFVVGQQCPLFEVPGPNSKRANTHIRDFLQVFIYRLFWKSRDRPRRIRMEDIKKAFPSHSESSIRKRLKLCADFKRTGMDSNWWVLKTDFRLPTEEEIRAMVSPEQCCAYYSMIAAEQRLKDAGYGEKSFFAPEEENEEDFQMKIDDEVRTAPWNTTRAFIAAMKGKCLLEVTGVADPTGCGEGFSYVKIPNKPTQQKDDKEPQPVKKTVTGTDADLRRLSLKNAKQLLRKFGVPEEEIKKLSRWEVIDVVRTMSTEQARSGEGPMSKFARGSRFSVAEHQERYKEECQRIFDLQNKVLSSTEILSTDTDSSSAEDSDFEEMGKNIENMLQNKKTSSQLSREREEQERKELQRMLLGEEGANDKETGKKEKKDKKGLLSSGGSHKDDDTASVTSLNSSATGRCLKIYRTFRDEDGKEYVRCETVRKPAVIDAYVRIRTTKDEEFIRKFALFDEQHREEMRKERRRIQEQLRRLKRNQEKEKLKGPPEKKPKKMKERPDLKLKCGACGAIGHMRTNKFCPLYYQTNAPPSNPVAMTEEQEEELEKTVIPNDNEELIKVEGTKIVLGKQLIESADEVRRKSLVLKFPKQQLPPKKKRRVGTTVHCDYLNRPHKSIHRRRTDPMVTLSSILESIINDMRDLPNTYPFHTPVNAKVVKDYYKIITRPMDLQTLRENVRKRLYPSREEFREHLELIVKNSATYNGPKHSLTQISQSMLDLCDEKLKEKEDKLARLEKAINPLLDDDDQVAFSFILDNIVTQKMMVVPDSWPFHHPVNKKFVPDYYKVIVNPMDLETIRKNISKHKYQNRDAFLDDVNLILANSIKYNGSDSQYTKTAQEIVNICHQTLAEYDEHLTQLEKDICTAKEAALEEADLESLDPMTPGPYTPQPPDLYDMNTSLSMSRDASVYQDESNMSAMDTPTTTPEKRGVQEEDGDADLADEEEGAAQQPQSSVLYEDLLMSDVEDEEEDAGSDDEGDNPFSSIQLSESGSDSDTESGGMRPKQPHVLQENTRMGMDNDESMMSYEGDPGEASHGMEDSNISYGSYEEPDPKSNTRDNSFSSLGGYDVSEEEEEEEEEQRGGPSVLSHVRLSEDEDDSEDCHSIPGDSDLDSDE